In a genomic window of Polycladomyces abyssicola:
- the pdxT gene encoding pyridoxal 5'-phosphate synthase glutaminase subunit PdxT → MKIGVLALQGAVREHLRLLEMAGADAVPVKRAEQLADLDGLVIPGGESTTISKLMHKYDLVEPVKRMAEAGKPMFGTCAGLILLAKRIEGTDTHHLGLMDIAVERNAFGRQRESFEADLNIRGVADNFRAVFIRAPYITQVDDGVEALSEIDGKIVAARQGHLLGAAFHPELTDDVRVHAYFVDMVKESLQVPTV, encoded by the coding sequence ATGAAAATCGGGGTGCTCGCTTTGCAGGGAGCCGTTCGGGAGCATTTGCGCTTGTTGGAAATGGCCGGCGCCGACGCGGTACCGGTGAAACGGGCCGAGCAGCTGGCTGATCTGGACGGTTTGGTCATTCCGGGCGGGGAATCCACCACCATCAGCAAGCTGATGCATAAATACGACCTCGTGGAGCCGGTCAAACGGATGGCCGAAGCAGGGAAACCGATGTTTGGTACCTGCGCCGGTTTAATCCTGCTGGCCAAACGCATCGAAGGGACGGACACCCACCATTTGGGTTTGATGGACATCGCCGTCGAGCGGAATGCATTCGGTCGTCAGCGTGAAAGTTTTGAAGCCGATCTGAACATTCGCGGCGTGGCCGATAACTTCCGTGCGGTGTTTATTCGGGCACCGTACATCACGCAAGTGGATGACGGTGTGGAAGCACTGTCCGAGATCGACGGAAAAATCGTGGCGGCCCGTCAAGGTCATCTGCTGGGTGCCGCATTCCATCCTGAGCTGACTGATGACGTACGGGTGCATGCCTACTTTGTGGACATGGTGAAGGAATCCCTGCAAGTCCCGACGGTTTAA
- a CDS encoding D-alanyl-D-alanine carboxypeptidase family protein: MRHWFRSAQQRKIAALLLIFCLLPSLVPAQAASKPPQVRAASYIVMEFQSGRVLAEKDADVPRPPASMTKMMVEYIVMEKVRRGELHWEDQVTVSKHAAGVNEAQVNLVPGEKRTILELFTAMSVYSANDATVALAEKIGGSEEAFVGLMNRKARELGMTHTHYHNATGLDNHFYADPPNVLGSHVMSARDCALLARRLLKDYPEVTKIISQPRIVFRKGEPRQQRLTNWNLMLPGLRFYYPGVDGLKTGHTRNAGYCFTGTAVKNGMRLITVVMDTPAESTRFTATKQLLDYGFSQFTLKTFLSGGQVIPGYERVPVTDGVVPEIPLVTDHPVVFPVEKGQESRYTLHVDYIKRLEAPLRAGEVVGTLRILYDGKEMRNPDPIPVRVLQDVEKASWWELFFRKIGEEVSGLFS; the protein is encoded by the coding sequence TTGCGTCACTGGTTTCGGAGTGCTCAACAGAGAAAAATCGCTGCACTCCTACTGATCTTTTGTCTGCTTCCCTCCCTTGTACCGGCACAGGCCGCTTCAAAACCACCTCAGGTTCGCGCCGCTTCCTACATCGTGATGGAGTTCCAATCCGGCCGGGTGCTGGCGGAGAAAGATGCAGATGTACCTCGTCCGCCGGCCAGCATGACCAAGATGATGGTGGAATACATCGTGATGGAAAAGGTTCGGCGTGGGGAACTTCATTGGGAGGATCAGGTGACGGTAAGCAAGCACGCCGCGGGTGTGAATGAAGCCCAAGTAAATTTGGTGCCGGGTGAGAAACGGACCATATTGGAACTGTTTACGGCCATGTCGGTCTATTCGGCCAACGACGCGACCGTTGCTTTGGCTGAAAAAATCGGCGGGAGCGAAGAAGCATTTGTGGGATTGATGAACCGCAAGGCCCGGGAGTTAGGAATGACCCATACGCATTATCACAATGCGACGGGGTTGGACAATCATTTCTATGCTGATCCGCCCAACGTACTGGGTTCTCATGTGATGTCCGCACGTGACTGTGCACTTTTGGCACGTCGGTTGTTGAAAGATTATCCGGAAGTGACCAAGATCATTTCCCAGCCGCGAATTGTTTTTCGCAAAGGAGAACCACGCCAACAACGTCTGACCAACTGGAATCTCATGTTGCCGGGACTCAGGTTTTACTACCCCGGCGTGGACGGATTGAAAACCGGCCACACCAGGAATGCGGGATATTGTTTCACCGGAACCGCCGTGAAGAATGGGATGCGGTTGATCACCGTTGTGATGGATACGCCGGCCGAAAGCACCCGATTTACGGCTACAAAGCAATTGTTGGATTACGGGTTCAGCCAATTCACCCTAAAGACGTTTCTTTCGGGCGGACAAGTGATACCGGGGTACGAGCGCGTGCCGGTAACGGACGGTGTGGTGCCCGAGATTCCGCTGGTGACGGATCACCCTGTCGTTTTTCCGGTTGAGAAAGGACAAGAGAGCCGGTACACGCTCCACGTGGATTACATAAAAAGACTGGAAGCTCCGCTTCGTGCAGGAGAGGTAGTCGGTACACTGCGAATTTTGTATGATGGGAAAGAGATGCGGAATCCAGATCCCATTCCCGTCAGAGTACTTCAGGATGTGGAAAAAGCCAGCTGGTGGGAGTTGTTTTTCCGGAAAATCGGCGAGGAAGTCAGCGGTTTGTTTTCTTGA
- the pdxS gene encoding pyridoxal 5'-phosphate synthase lyase subunit PdxS gives MAEKNVITGTDRVKRGMAEMQKGGVIMDVVNAEQAKIAEAAGAVAVMALERVPADIRAAGGVARMADPTVIEEVMNAVSIPVMAKARIGHFVEARLLEALGVDYIDESEVLTPADDVYHIDKTQFTVPFVCGARDLGEALRRIGEGASMIRTKGEPGTGNIVEAVRHMRMMQSQIRKVQSMSRDELMAEAKQLGAPYELLLQVHETGRLPVVNFAAGGVATPADAALMMHLGADGVFVGSGIFKSENPEKYARAIVEATAHYEDFELIAHLSKGLGGAMTGIEISRLAKEDRMQERGW, from the coding sequence ATGGCTGAGAAAAACGTGATCACAGGTACGGACCGTGTCAAACGCGGCATGGCCGAAATGCAAAAAGGCGGCGTCATCATGGACGTCGTCAACGCCGAACAGGCCAAAATCGCGGAAGCCGCCGGAGCAGTGGCCGTCATGGCGCTGGAGCGCGTCCCGGCCGATATTCGGGCCGCGGGCGGTGTGGCGCGGATGGCGGACCCGACCGTTATCGAAGAAGTGATGAACGCGGTGAGCATTCCGGTCATGGCCAAAGCGCGGATCGGACACTTCGTGGAGGCACGTCTGTTGGAAGCGCTGGGCGTGGACTATATCGACGAAAGCGAAGTGCTCACGCCGGCGGATGACGTGTACCATATCGATAAAACGCAATTTACCGTGCCATTCGTCTGCGGAGCGCGGGATTTGGGTGAAGCGCTGCGCCGGATCGGTGAAGGTGCATCGATGATCCGGACCAAAGGGGAACCCGGCACCGGCAATATCGTCGAGGCCGTCCGCCATATGCGGATGATGCAGAGCCAGATCCGCAAGGTGCAATCGATGTCCCGCGACGAACTGATGGCGGAAGCCAAACAGCTGGGAGCACCGTATGAGCTGTTGCTGCAAGTGCACGAAACCGGCCGCCTTCCGGTTGTCAACTTCGCCGCAGGCGGTGTGGCGACACCGGCAGACGCTGCATTGATGATGCACCTGGGTGCTGACGGCGTCTTTGTCGGATCGGGGATTTTCAAATCGGAGAATCCGGAAAAATATGCCCGTGCGATCGTCGAAGCAACGGCGCATTATGAAGATTTTGAGCTGATCGCCCATCTGTCCAAAGGTTTGGGCGGCGCGATGACGGGAATCGAAATTTCCCGCCTCGCCAAAGAAGACCGCATGCAGGAACGCGGCTGGTAA
- the serS gene encoding serine--tRNA ligase: MLDMKLLRNRFDEVKARLQHRGEDISGLDSFQQLDEKRRELLRQTEQLKNQRNTVSREIAQKKKAGEDATAEIENMRRVGDEIKRLDEELRQVEAELEEILLTIPNLPHESVPVGNSEEDNVPVRQWGEVPQFDFEPKPHWEIAQALDILDFERAGKVVGSRFVFYKGAGARLERALINFMLDLHTEQHGYVEMLPPYIVNRDSMTGTGQLPKFEEDAFGVRDTDYFLIPTAEVPVTNFHAGEILSEEELPIRYAAFSACFRSEAGSAGRDTRGLIRLHQFNKVELVKFVRPEDSYQELEKLVADAEKVLQLLELPYRVLNMCTADLGFTAAKKYDLEVWLPSSGTYREISSCSNFEDFQARRANIRFRRNPKSKPEFVHTLNGSGLAIGRTVAAILENHQQADGSVRIPKALQPYMGGMEFIRPAGQ, translated from the coding sequence ATGCTGGACATGAAACTGTTGCGCAATCGGTTTGATGAAGTGAAAGCCAGGCTGCAACATCGAGGAGAAGATATCAGCGGGCTTGATTCCTTTCAGCAACTGGACGAAAAGCGAAGGGAACTCCTGCGACAAACCGAGCAGTTGAAAAACCAGCGCAACACGGTTTCCCGGGAAATCGCCCAAAAGAAAAAAGCGGGAGAAGATGCCACCGCCGAGATTGAGAACATGAGGCGGGTAGGAGACGAAATCAAACGGTTGGATGAGGAACTGCGCCAAGTTGAAGCGGAATTGGAGGAAATCCTGTTAACCATCCCCAACCTGCCACACGAAAGTGTGCCGGTGGGGAACAGCGAGGAAGACAATGTTCCCGTACGCCAATGGGGAGAAGTACCTCAGTTTGATTTTGAACCGAAACCGCATTGGGAAATTGCACAAGCATTGGACATCCTGGATTTTGAGCGTGCGGGCAAAGTGGTCGGTTCCCGTTTCGTATTTTACAAAGGGGCGGGTGCCCGGCTGGAACGAGCCCTGATCAACTTCATGCTCGATTTGCACACCGAACAACACGGATACGTGGAGATGTTACCGCCTTATATTGTGAACAGGGACAGCATGACCGGTACAGGTCAATTACCCAAATTTGAAGAAGACGCGTTCGGCGTTCGGGATACGGATTACTTCCTCATCCCCACGGCCGAGGTGCCGGTTACCAACTTCCACGCAGGGGAAATTCTGTCGGAAGAGGAGTTGCCGATCCGTTATGCGGCGTTCAGTGCCTGTTTCCGTTCGGAGGCCGGTTCCGCCGGACGGGATACCCGCGGGTTGATTCGCCTGCATCAGTTCAACAAAGTGGAGCTGGTGAAATTCGTCCGTCCAGAGGACTCCTATCAGGAGCTGGAGAAATTGGTGGCTGATGCGGAAAAAGTCCTGCAACTGCTGGAGCTTCCCTACCGCGTATTAAACATGTGCACGGCTGATTTGGGATTCACCGCCGCAAAAAAATACGATCTGGAAGTCTGGTTGCCCAGCTCGGGAACTTACAGAGAGATTTCTTCGTGCAGCAACTTTGAGGATTTCCAGGCTCGTCGAGCCAACATCCGCTTCCGCCGCAACCCGAAAAGCAAGCCGGAATTCGTCCACACCCTGAACGGTTCGGGATTGGCGATCGGTCGGACGGTGGCGGCCATTTTGGAAAATCATCAGCAGGCCGACGGCAGCGTGCGGATTCCGAAAGCGCTCCAACCCTATATGGGTGGAATGGAATTCATACGTCCGGCCGGACAGTGA